A window of the Gammaproteobacteria bacterium genome harbors these coding sequences:
- a CDS encoding UDP-glucose/GDP-mannose dehydrogenase family protein, whose product MNVTIYGSGYVGLVTGTCLAEVGNDVLCVDIDENKIQRLNQGEIPIYEPGLEDLVTKNVEAGRLRFTTDAKLGVAHGLFQFIAVGTPPDEDGSADLQYVLAVAKGIGEAMDEFRIVVNKSTVPVGTADKVRGKIAEVLASRNAELEFDVVSNPEFLKEGAAIDDFMRPDRIVIGTDNPRTTEIMRALYAPFNRNHDRLINMDIRSAELTKYASNSMLATKISFMNELSNLAERLGADIENVRIGMGSDPRIGYHFIYPGCGYGGSCFPKDVQALERTAAQVGYEATLLNAVEEVNKRQKQVLFQKIQAHFGSGLKGKTFALWGLSFKPNTDDMREAPSRTLMEALWAAGASVQAFDPEAMEETQRIYGAQKGLTLCTNAEQALSGADALVIATEWNIFRSPDFKSIKSKLSEPVVFDGRNLYNPQFMATEGFTYYAIGRGVPTAG is encoded by the coding sequence AATCTATGGCTCCGGATACGTCGGACTGGTAACCGGCACCTGCCTGGCGGAAGTGGGTAATGATGTGCTGTGCGTGGATATTGACGAAAACAAAATTCAACGCTTGAATCAAGGCGAAATACCCATTTACGAACCCGGCCTTGAGGACTTGGTAACGAAAAACGTGGAAGCCGGCCGTTTACGTTTTACCACAGATGCCAAACTGGGGGTCGCGCATGGATTGTTCCAGTTTATTGCCGTGGGCACCCCACCGGATGAGGACGGTTCTGCCGATCTGCAGTATGTATTGGCGGTCGCAAAAGGCATAGGCGAGGCCATGGACGAATTTCGTATTGTAGTCAACAAGTCCACTGTACCCGTGGGCACGGCGGATAAAGTTCGGGGGAAAATTGCAGAAGTATTGGCATCCCGAAACGCGGAACTGGAATTTGACGTGGTTTCCAACCCTGAATTTTTGAAAGAGGGTGCTGCTATCGATGATTTCATGCGGCCGGACCGCATTGTCATTGGCACCGACAACCCACGCACCACCGAAATCATGCGCGCCTTGTATGCACCCTTTAACCGCAATCACGACCGACTGATCAACATGGACATTCGTTCAGCCGAGTTAACCAAGTACGCATCCAACTCCATGTTAGCCACCAAAATCAGTTTTATGAATGAACTGTCCAATCTGGCGGAACGACTGGGCGCGGACATTGAAAACGTACGCATTGGCATGGGCTCTGATCCACGCATTGGTTACCACTTCATCTATCCGGGTTGTGGTTATGGAGGCTCCTGCTTCCCCAAAGATGTACAGGCACTGGAGCGTACTGCGGCACAGGTGGGCTATGAAGCCACACTGCTCAATGCAGTGGAAGAAGTCAATAAACGTCAGAAACAGGTTTTGTTTCAAAAAATTCAGGCGCATTTTGGCAGTGGCCTAAAAGGCAAAACGTTTGCGCTTTGGGGGCTGTCTTTCAAACCCAATACCGATGATATGCGTGAGGCCCCCAGTCGTACTTTAATGGAAGCCTTGTGGGCTGCCGGAGCATCTGTCCAAGCTTTTGACCCGGAAGCCATGGAAGAAACACAACGTATCTACGGGGCCCAAAAAGGCTTAACACTGTGCACTAACGCAGAACAAGCGCTTAGCGGAGCAGACGCGTTGGTAATCGCTACGGAATGGAATATTTTCCGCAGCCCCGACTTTAAGTCAATCAAATCGAAATTGTCGGAGCCGGTCGTATTTGATGGCAGAAACCTGTATAACCCACAATTTATGGCAACCGAAGGTTTCACCTATTATGCGATTGGTCGCGGGGTGCCTACAGCGGGTTAA
- the tviB gene encoding Vi polysaccharide biosynthesis UDP-N-acetylglucosamine C-6 dehydrogenase TviB, producing the protein MFDINNAKIGIIGLGYVGLPLAVELGKKFPTVGLDVNSKRIAELRAGKDHTLEVDADELRSADKLSYSDNPEDLRDCNVYIVTVPTPIDNFKRPDLSPLEKASTAVGKLLAKNDVVIFESTVYPGATEEVCVPIMERESGMTYNSDFFAGYSPERINPGDKEHRVTNILKVTSGSTPEVADYVDALYASIITAGTHKASSIRVAEAAKVIENTQRDVNIALINELSLIFNRLGIDTNEVLEAAGTKWNFLPFRPGLVGGHCIGVDPYYLTHKAQEIGYHPEIILAGRRINDAMGAHVVERVVKHMTHKKIHVVDSNVLILGLTFKENCPDLRNTRVIDIVEELEEYHANVHVYDPWVDPQEAQDEYGITPVSELNHTTYDAVILAVSHHQFSEMGISGIKKLCKPNSVLFDAKGLLPRAEVDDRL; encoded by the coding sequence ATGTTCGATATAAATAACGCCAAAATCGGCATTATCGGCCTCGGCTATGTAGGCCTCCCTCTGGCCGTGGAATTAGGAAAGAAATTTCCCACGGTAGGTCTGGACGTTAATTCCAAGCGGATTGCGGAATTGCGCGCCGGTAAGGATCATACCCTGGAAGTGGACGCCGACGAATTACGCTCAGCGGATAAACTCTCCTACAGTGATAACCCGGAAGATTTACGCGACTGTAACGTCTATATTGTCACCGTCCCCACACCTATTGACAATTTCAAACGCCCGGACCTGAGCCCGCTGGAAAAAGCCAGCACTGCCGTCGGCAAGCTGCTGGCCAAAAACGATGTGGTGATTTTCGAGTCCACCGTTTATCCCGGTGCCACCGAGGAAGTTTGTGTCCCCATTATGGAACGGGAATCGGGCATGACGTACAATAGCGATTTTTTCGCCGGTTACAGCCCGGAGCGCATTAATCCGGGCGACAAGGAACACCGAGTTACTAACATTCTCAAAGTGACTTCCGGTTCCACGCCTGAAGTCGCAGACTACGTTGATGCGCTTTACGCCAGCATCATCACAGCCGGCACCCATAAAGCCAGTTCTATTCGCGTCGCTGAAGCCGCCAAGGTCATAGAGAACACCCAACGGGATGTGAACATCGCCTTAATCAATGAGCTGTCGCTGATTTTCAACCGACTGGGCATTGACACCAACGAAGTTTTGGAAGCGGCCGGCACCAAGTGGAACTTCCTCCCCTTTCGCCCCGGTCTGGTAGGCGGTCATTGTATAGGAGTAGACCCCTATTACTTGACTCACAAAGCACAGGAGATCGGCTATCACCCGGAAATCATCCTGGCAGGACGACGCATCAATGATGCGATGGGAGCCCATGTGGTAGAACGAGTGGTTAAACACATGACCCATAAAAAAATCCATGTGGTGGATTCCAATGTTTTAATCCTTGGCTTAACCTTTAAGGAAAATTGCCCTGACTTGCGCAATACCCGGGTGATCGACATCGTTGAGGAACTCGAGGAATACCACGCCAATGTACACGTCTACGACCCCTGGGTGGATCCTCAGGAAGCGCAAGATGAATACGGTATTACACCGGTATCCGAACTTAACCACACCACCTATGATGCTGTAATCTTGGCGGTCAGTCATCACCAGTTCAGTGAAATGGGCATATCCGGCATTAAAAAGCTTTGTAAACCCAATAGTGTTTTATTTGACGCCAAAGGCCTGTTACCCAGAGCCGAGGTGGACGACCGCTTGTAA
- a CDS encoding NAD-dependent epimerase, translating to MKVLITGTAGFIGNKLAQRLLQRGDEVVGIDNLNDYYDVNLKQSRLDLIKDKPGFSEERINIEDRADMEAVFKKHKPNRVVNLAAQAGVRYSLINPHAYIDSNIQGFVNILEGCRHNEVEHLVYASSSSVYGANTNMPFSIHHNVDHPLSLYAASKKANELMAHTYSHLYQLPTTGLRFFTVYGPWGRPDMALFLFTKNILAGKPIDVFNYGKHRRDFTYIDDIVEGVIRVLDNVAQSNPAWSSDDPDPGTALAPYRLYNIGNNQPVDLMHYIEVLQNCLGKKAEINFLPLQPGDVPDTYADVQDITRL from the coding sequence ATGAAAGTTTTAATTACCGGCACAGCCGGATTTATCGGTAACAAACTGGCTCAGCGCTTGCTGCAAAGGGGTGATGAAGTTGTCGGTATTGATAACCTCAATGACTATTACGATGTCAATTTGAAACAATCTCGGCTGGATTTGATTAAAGATAAGCCCGGCTTCAGCGAAGAACGCATCAATATTGAAGACCGTGCCGATATGGAAGCGGTGTTCAAAAAACACAAGCCCAATCGCGTTGTCAATCTGGCTGCCCAAGCAGGGGTGCGTTATTCACTGATCAATCCCCACGCCTACATAGATAGCAACATCCAGGGTTTTGTTAATATTCTTGAGGGCTGCCGTCACAATGAAGTGGAACACTTGGTCTACGCATCCAGCAGTTCAGTGTATGGCGCCAATACCAATATGCCCTTTTCCATTCACCACAATGTGGATCACCCCCTGAGCCTGTATGCCGCCAGCAAGAAAGCCAATGAGCTCATGGCCCACACCTACAGCCATTTGTACCAATTGCCCACCACCGGATTGCGCTTTTTCACCGTCTACGGCCCCTGGGGCAGACCGGATATGGCCCTGTTTCTTTTTACCAAAAACATTCTCGCCGGAAAACCCATTGACGTGTTTAACTATGGTAAACACCGCCGCGATTTCACTTATATCGACGATATCGTCGAAGGTGTTATCCGAGTGCTGGACAATGTGGCCCAATCCAATCCGGCCTGGAGCAGTGACGACCCCGACCCGGGCACCGCACTGGCACCTTACCGCCTGTACAATATTGGCAACAACCAGCCGGTAGATTTGATGCACTATATTGAAGTGCTGCAGAACTGCCTGGGTAAAAAGGCCGAGATAAATTTCCTCCCACTACAACCGGGTGATGTCCCGGACACCTATGCCGATGTACAGGACATCACCCGGTTGT